A single window of Pseudarthrobacter defluvii DNA harbors:
- the ligM gene encoding vanillate/3-O-methylgallate O-demethylase — protein MAPKNLQEVLDASKGAVDLLRNSQIGSYIYPVVPADFQNWIKEQTAWRQTAVLYDQSHHMDNLFIKGPDAIKLITATAINSTATFPVNKAKQYVPTTESGHVIGDGILFHEAADEYVYVGRSPAANWLLYHGETGGYRDLDITVDRRSPSRPYGHPVTRQYYRFQIQGPNAWQVIEKLNGGALEQLKFFNMSTMAIAGTSVRTLRHGMAGAPGLEVWGPYADHDRIRDAIVEAGAEFGLVPVGSRAYPSNTLESGWIPSPLPAIYTGEAERGYREWLPADGYEATGTLAGSFVSGNIEDYYLTPWELGYGSFVKFDHDFIGRDALERIDPASQRKKVTLAWDAEDVTSIFASLFNVDGPSYKFFDLPLANYGSANYDSVVDADGTVVGYSMFTGYSANERRALSLATIDPNVPEGTELRVVWGEPNGGTAKAAVEPHVQTEVRAVVSPVPYSTVARATYHGGWRTNYQSA, from the coding sequence GTGGCACCCAAAAACCTGCAGGAAGTCCTCGACGCGTCAAAAGGGGCGGTGGATCTCCTCCGCAACTCCCAGATCGGCTCCTACATCTACCCCGTGGTGCCGGCCGATTTCCAGAACTGGATCAAGGAGCAGACCGCCTGGCGGCAGACAGCTGTCCTCTACGACCAGTCACACCACATGGACAACCTGTTCATAAAGGGTCCGGACGCGATCAAGCTGATCACCGCCACCGCCATCAACTCCACCGCCACCTTCCCGGTCAACAAAGCCAAGCAGTATGTACCCACCACCGAGTCCGGCCACGTCATCGGAGACGGCATCCTCTTCCACGAAGCAGCGGACGAATACGTGTACGTCGGCCGCTCCCCGGCAGCGAACTGGCTGCTCTACCACGGCGAGACGGGCGGCTACCGGGACCTGGACATCACCGTGGACCGCCGCTCACCTTCACGGCCATACGGGCATCCCGTGACCCGCCAGTACTATCGCTTCCAGATCCAGGGACCCAACGCCTGGCAGGTCATCGAAAAGCTCAACGGCGGCGCCCTGGAGCAGCTTAAGTTCTTCAACATGTCCACCATGGCCATCGCGGGGACCAGCGTCCGCACCCTGCGGCACGGGATGGCCGGCGCACCGGGCCTGGAAGTGTGGGGCCCGTATGCGGACCATGACCGCATACGGGATGCCATCGTGGAGGCCGGAGCCGAGTTCGGCCTGGTGCCCGTGGGCTCCCGGGCGTACCCGTCCAACACCCTCGAGTCCGGCTGGATCCCGTCGCCGCTGCCGGCCATCTACACCGGCGAAGCGGAGCGCGGCTACCGCGAATGGCTGCCCGCTGACGGCTACGAAGCCACCGGAACCCTGGCGGGCTCGTTCGTGTCCGGGAACATCGAGGACTACTACCTGACCCCGTGGGAACTGGGCTACGGCTCGTTCGTCAAGTTCGACCACGACTTCATCGGCCGCGACGCACTCGAACGGATCGACCCTGCTTCACAGCGCAAGAAGGTCACCCTCGCGTGGGACGCCGAGGATGTCACGTCCATTTTCGCCTCCCTGTTCAACGTGGACGGACCGAGCTACAAGTTCTTCGACCTGCCCCTGGCGAACTACGGGTCGGCGAACTATGACTCGGTGGTGGATGCCGACGGAACGGTGGTGGGCTATTCAATGTTCACCGGCTACAGCGCCAACGAACGGCGCGCGCTCTCGCTCGCGACAATCGACCCCAACGTCCCGGAGGGCACGGAGCTGCGGGTCGTCTGGGGTGAGCCAAACGGCGGAACTGCCAAGGCCGCCGTCGAGCCCCATGTGCAGACTGAGGTGCGCGCCGTGGTCAGCCCCGTCCCCTACTCAACGGTAGCGCGCGCCACCTACCACGGCGGGTGGCGGACGAACTATCAGTCGGCCTAG
- a CDS encoding methylenetetrahydrofolate reductase codes for MATRIMPAPNRAASLELIKNFSLEMTGKDIPALIEAKDKIPPGTRINVTFLGNEDLDMRVAAAKAVRDLGFVPVPHISARRLASRGDLEKFLQRLQEVGAAEHLFVVGGDPTEPEGPYEDSLALIGTGLLQQFGVREVGIGGYPEGHPDIRKETLWQALEDKTAALAAQDLRAFIITQFAFDTEPVAGWIEEVRARGIKAPIRVGTPGPAGVKRLLGFARRFGVGANAMIVKKYGFSLTNLMGDAGPDRFVNDLAAVLAERAPRQDGHLPEEVGLHFYTFGGLLATANWVRHFTAGEG; via the coding sequence ATGGCGACACGAATCATGCCCGCCCCCAACCGGGCAGCATCCCTGGAACTCATCAAGAACTTCTCGCTGGAAATGACCGGCAAGGACATTCCCGCCCTCATCGAGGCAAAAGACAAAATCCCGCCCGGCACCCGCATCAACGTCACCTTTCTCGGCAACGAGGACCTGGACATGCGGGTTGCCGCAGCCAAAGCCGTCCGCGACCTCGGCTTCGTTCCGGTGCCGCACATTTCGGCGCGGCGGCTGGCATCCCGCGGGGATCTCGAAAAGTTCCTGCAACGCCTCCAGGAGGTGGGCGCCGCCGAACACCTTTTCGTGGTGGGCGGTGACCCCACCGAGCCGGAGGGCCCGTACGAAGACTCGCTTGCACTGATTGGCACCGGCCTCCTGCAACAGTTCGGGGTCCGGGAGGTGGGTATCGGCGGATACCCGGAAGGACATCCGGATATCCGCAAGGAAACCCTGTGGCAGGCCCTGGAGGACAAGACCGCAGCACTGGCCGCCCAGGACCTCCGCGCCTTTATCATCACCCAGTTTGCTTTCGACACCGAACCCGTTGCCGGTTGGATTGAGGAGGTCCGCGCCCGGGGCATCAAGGCTCCCATTCGGGTGGGCACTCCCGGCCCGGCGGGCGTCAAGCGGCTCCTCGGCTTCGCGCGCCGCTTCGGGGTGGGAGCCAACGCGATGATCGTGAAGAAGTACGGCTTTTCGCTGACCAACCTCATGGGGGACGCCGGCCCTGACCGGTTCGTCAACGATCTGGCCGCCGTACTCGCCGAACGCGCACCCCGGCAGGACGGTCACCTGCCGGAAGAGGTCGGGCTGCACTTCTACACTTTTGGCGGCCTGCTGGCCACGGCCAACTGGGTCCGGCACTTCACCGCGGGAGAGGGCTAG
- a CDS encoding VOC family protein gives MTGYTSFDIAHLGNVELLTPVFEESLWFFRDLLAMRVVAETSSAGTKSAYLRTWDEYQLYTLKLTASADAGVGRTTFRTTSQEALDRRVAAIEAAGLGIGWEDGEVGTGPTYSFRDPDGHLMGIYYGTERYVATDDRPALKNQASAFPGRGVNARRLDHINFLAKDVVANGEFVAGVLCGRESERIRLDDGGYAAWWFHFNNKSYDIVYSDDWLKHGNRLHHVAFAPDTREDILKAADIFLENGIHIESGPHKHAINQTFFLYVWEPGGNRIELANAGARLLLDPDSPVVEWSQEERRKGQAWGMKTIETFHTHGTPNVRQ, from the coding sequence ATGACCGGGTATACCTCGTTCGACATCGCCCACCTGGGGAATGTGGAACTGCTGACTCCCGTCTTTGAAGAGAGCCTCTGGTTCTTCCGCGACCTGCTTGCCATGCGCGTCGTAGCGGAAACCAGCAGCGCCGGCACCAAGTCCGCCTACCTGCGGACCTGGGACGAATACCAGCTCTACACACTGAAGCTCACCGCCTCGGCCGATGCCGGCGTCGGCCGCACCACCTTCCGGACCACCAGCCAGGAGGCGCTGGACCGCAGGGTGGCCGCCATCGAAGCCGCCGGCCTGGGCATTGGCTGGGAGGACGGGGAGGTGGGGACCGGGCCCACGTACTCCTTCCGCGACCCGGACGGGCACCTCATGGGCATCTACTACGGGACGGAACGGTATGTGGCCACGGACGACAGGCCCGCGTTGAAGAACCAGGCGTCCGCTTTCCCCGGCCGCGGCGTCAACGCCCGGCGGCTGGACCACATCAATTTCCTTGCCAAGGACGTCGTGGCCAACGGGGAATTCGTGGCGGGCGTCCTGTGCGGGCGGGAAAGCGAGCGGATCCGGCTCGACGACGGAGGATACGCCGCCTGGTGGTTCCACTTCAACAACAAGTCCTACGACATCGTGTACTCGGACGACTGGCTCAAACACGGCAACCGGCTCCACCATGTGGCCTTCGCCCCCGATACCCGCGAGGACATCCTCAAAGCCGCGGACATCTTCCTTGAAAACGGAATCCACATTGAATCGGGGCCGCACAAGCACGCCATCAACCAGACATTCTTTCTCTACGTCTGGGAGCCCGGCGGCAACCGGATCGAACTGGCCAACGCCGGGGCCCGCCTGCTGCTGGACCCGGACTCGCCAGTGGTGGAGTGGAGCCAGGAGGAGCGCAGGAAAGGCCAGGCGTGGGGCATGAAGACCATCGAGACGTTCCACACGCACGGAACGCCAAACGTCCGCCAGTGA
- a CDS encoding branched-chain amino acid ABC transporter permease, which produces MSAAAATTARRPWVRIVLAAVVAVVLIAAPLVLPAFANQTLVRIGVYAVAVLGLNIVMGYTGQVNLGQIFFVGLGAYVTAYGVNQGWNILLVFVAACAVAGVVGLLVALAAARLGGLAIAMVTIALPIVGVPLAKRLSDFTGGSQGISARFTDAPEWSGLDNDQWQFYIVLVVAAGAFLLARSLVRGKYGRAFAAVRENEAVAASMGISPYRTKVLAFTIASIFGGASGFLYLAAVQYTSPETLSFGHSISLLAAMVIGGAGSIAGSLLGGAYYVFVPQLTNAIDPNLTTISQGAILLAVLFLLPGGLVSIPRVVRRLTRRYAGRSSTGRRAMARPAAETSQQTTPAHRPVPDAAPERHEQTERQDGP; this is translated from the coding sequence ATGAGCGCCGCTGCCGCTACCACCGCACGCCGCCCCTGGGTGCGGATCGTGCTCGCCGCCGTTGTGGCGGTCGTTCTGATCGCCGCTCCACTGGTCCTGCCGGCCTTTGCGAACCAAACGCTGGTCCGCATTGGTGTCTACGCCGTGGCGGTGCTGGGGCTGAACATCGTGATGGGATACACCGGCCAGGTCAATCTCGGGCAAATCTTCTTCGTGGGCCTCGGCGCCTACGTCACTGCATACGGCGTCAACCAGGGCTGGAACATCCTGCTGGTCTTCGTCGCCGCGTGTGCCGTCGCCGGCGTGGTCGGGCTGCTGGTGGCCCTGGCAGCCGCCCGCCTCGGCGGCCTGGCCATTGCCATGGTCACCATCGCCCTGCCCATCGTCGGCGTCCCCCTGGCCAAGCGCCTTTCCGACTTCACCGGCGGCTCCCAGGGAATCTCGGCGCGCTTCACGGACGCTCCGGAATGGTCCGGGCTGGACAACGACCAATGGCAGTTCTACATCGTGCTGGTGGTGGCGGCCGGGGCATTCCTGCTGGCCCGGAGCCTGGTCCGCGGCAAGTACGGGCGTGCCTTCGCCGCGGTCCGCGAAAACGAGGCTGTTGCTGCCTCCATGGGTATTTCGCCCTACCGCACCAAGGTCCTTGCCTTCACCATTGCGTCCATATTCGGCGGCGCCAGCGGCTTCCTGTACCTCGCGGCCGTGCAGTACACCTCGCCCGAGACCCTCAGCTTCGGACACTCCATCAGCCTCCTGGCAGCCATGGTCATCGGGGGTGCCGGCAGCATCGCCGGTTCCCTCCTGGGCGGCGCCTACTACGTCTTCGTTCCGCAACTCACCAACGCAATAGATCCCAACCTCACCACCATCAGCCAGGGTGCCATCCTCCTTGCGGTCCTGTTCCTGTTGCCCGGCGGCCTGGTCAGCATCCCCCGGGTGGTTCGCAGGCTCACGCGCCGGTATGCCGGACGCAGCTCCACGGGCCGCCGTGCCATGGCCCGCCCTGCAGCGGAGACTTCCCAGCAGACCACTCCAGCCCACCGTCCGGTACCGGATGCCGCGCCGGAGCGACACGAACAAACAGAGAGGCAGGATGGACCATGA
- the purU gene encoding formyltetrahydrofolate deformylase: MVLHTESQKDQSCLIVHGPDRPGIVAAVAAVVTRNKGNIVSLDQYSSDPSSGDFFQRVVFNRPGLAAAMPEIEADVARTLTPLGLSWTLTDRSIPKRMAILVSTSDHCLLELLWRHRRGELPVTIPMVISNHTNTAEDVRAFGVPFFHVPSAGPDKAAAEAQILRLLEGNVDFVVLARYMQILSPGFLDAVSVPLINIHHSFLPAFVGAAPYRKAKERGVKLIGATSHYVTKDLDEGPIIEQDVARVTHAHSALDLQARGAYVERAVLSRAVQWHAEDRVIRHGNQTIVF; this comes from the coding sequence ATGGTCCTGCACACCGAGTCCCAAAAGGACCAGTCCTGCCTCATTGTCCACGGACCTGACCGGCCGGGCATCGTGGCTGCGGTGGCGGCCGTGGTGACCCGCAACAAGGGGAACATCGTCTCCCTGGACCAGTACTCCAGTGATCCTTCATCGGGTGATTTCTTCCAGCGCGTGGTCTTCAACCGGCCGGGCCTGGCCGCAGCGATGCCCGAGATCGAGGCAGACGTGGCCAGGACCCTCACGCCGCTGGGGCTTTCCTGGACGCTGACGGACCGCTCCATCCCCAAGCGCATGGCCATCCTGGTGTCCACCTCCGACCACTGCCTGCTGGAACTGCTCTGGCGGCACAGGAGGGGAGAACTCCCGGTGACCATTCCCATGGTGATCTCCAACCACACCAACACGGCCGAGGACGTGCGGGCCTTTGGCGTCCCGTTCTTCCACGTCCCCTCCGCCGGGCCGGATAAGGCAGCAGCGGAGGCCCAGATCCTGAGGCTGCTGGAGGGCAACGTGGACTTCGTGGTGCTGGCCCGGTACATGCAGATCCTGTCCCCCGGATTCCTGGACGCGGTTTCCGTACCGCTGATCAATATCCACCACTCCTTCCTGCCCGCGTTCGTGGGCGCCGCGCCCTACCGCAAAGCGAAGGAGCGGGGCGTCAAGCTCATCGGTGCCACCTCGCATTACGTGACAAAGGACCTGGACGAGGGGCCGATCATCGAACAGGATGTGGCCCGCGTGACGCACGCCCACTCGGCGCTGGACCTGCAGGCACGGGGTGCCTACGTGGAGCGGGCGGTACTCTCGCGCGCCGTCCAGTGGCACGCCGAGGACCGCGTCATCCGGCACGGCAACCAAACCATCGTCTTCTGA
- a CDS encoding ABC transporter substrate-binding protein, producing MKMRKKPGGVLGIVALTAAVALSLSGCRGDSGGQGGGSASSPGITDSAITLGITTPLSGATAGPGKCTVAGVSAYFGAVNAAGGVKFGDGKTRTVNIKSYDDAYDPQKSLANFQQMVSDNVFAATAGLGTPTNRAFRDAAISQKVPQVLVMTGDPLFSDRKQSPWQLGFVPIYQNEGAAFGKLLAKSGGQHKVAILSQNDDYGKGYVSGFKEAIQGASNISVVGEQTYEATDTSVDAQLTQLASSGADVFFNAMSITPLTIAALQKAQQIGWKPSWFLPSNTSSPTAILEPGGASAYPGIYSVSFAKAPQSPAFAKDPDVVKFLDELKQYGNYPDMPAFPHCMWSYMVGATLEKAFQNMKEPTRDSFMTALRDIKDLKAPLMLEGTSVNTTTDGQPAVSSVVVQKYNGKGYATAENFG from the coding sequence ATGAAGATGAGAAAGAAGCCAGGAGGGGTGCTTGGCATCGTTGCCTTGACGGCCGCCGTCGCGCTTTCCCTGTCTGGTTGCAGGGGCGACAGCGGCGGCCAGGGCGGCGGTTCCGCGTCCTCCCCGGGGATCACTGACTCGGCGATCACGCTTGGGATCACCACTCCGCTCAGCGGTGCAACGGCCGGGCCGGGCAAGTGCACCGTCGCCGGTGTCTCGGCCTACTTTGGTGCCGTGAATGCTGCCGGGGGCGTGAAGTTCGGCGACGGCAAGACGCGCACCGTGAACATCAAGTCCTATGACGACGCCTATGACCCGCAAAAGTCGCTGGCAAACTTCCAGCAAATGGTGTCCGACAACGTGTTCGCCGCCACCGCCGGGCTGGGCACGCCCACCAACCGCGCATTCCGTGACGCCGCCATCAGCCAAAAAGTTCCGCAGGTGCTGGTGATGACGGGAGACCCGCTCTTCAGCGACCGTAAGCAGAGCCCGTGGCAGTTGGGGTTCGTGCCCATATACCAGAACGAGGGAGCAGCGTTCGGCAAGCTCCTGGCGAAGTCGGGCGGGCAGCACAAGGTGGCCATCCTGTCGCAGAACGATGACTACGGCAAGGGCTACGTGTCGGGCTTCAAGGAGGCCATCCAGGGGGCGTCCAACATCTCGGTGGTGGGGGAGCAGACCTACGAGGCGACCGACACGTCCGTGGATGCCCAGCTCACCCAGCTGGCCTCTTCCGGGGCAGACGTCTTCTTCAACGCCATGTCCATCACCCCGCTCACCATCGCGGCGCTTCAGAAGGCGCAGCAGATCGGCTGGAAGCCAAGCTGGTTCCTGCCCTCCAACACGTCCAGCCCCACCGCCATCCTGGAGCCCGGCGGTGCCTCCGCCTACCCGGGCATCTACTCGGTGTCCTTCGCCAAGGCACCGCAGAGTCCGGCATTTGCCAAGGACCCCGACGTCGTCAAATTCCTTGACGAACTGAAGCAGTACGGAAACTACCCGGACATGCCCGCGTTCCCGCACTGCATGTGGAGCTACATGGTGGGAGCCACTCTTGAGAAGGCGTTCCAGAACATGAAGGAGCCCACGCGGGACAGCTTCATGACGGCGCTGCGCGACATCAAGGACCTGAAGGCGCCACTGATGCTGGAAGGAACGTCGGTCAACACCACGACTGACGGCCAGCCAGCGGTGTCCTCGGTGGTGGTGCAGAAGTACAACGGCAAGGGCTACGCGACTGCCGAGAACTTCGGCTGA
- a CDS encoding aldehyde dehydrogenase family protein, which produces MTNTVDTSAPVTTGLYIGGSERQAAATMDIADPGKPGTIVGHAAAAGPADVEDAIAAAKVAYPAWAALSAQERSEQLRQALEGIADFRDEDAAILSQENGKIRMEAWVDSLVFEIRWNLALELAPDVDNAKVLPPAPGIPVSTSVTFQPLGVVTVIVPFNWPIAILAASLPHALLAGNTAIVKPPPTAPLATTRVVQRIAEKLPPGVLNVVTGKDADMAALITSPDIAKVCFTGSVGGGKRIMEMAAKSLTRVTLELGGNDAAVILADAVLDDTHLDRLYAAIFDTTGQICMNAKRVYVHRSRLDEVVAGLSQRLEKAVIGYGLDEGTTMGPLHSPVQKAFVAELIEEAKEAGADVREFGTLPGDPELQGGNFLRPALVIDPDPSLRVVTQEQFGPVIPLIPFDTEEEAVQAANASWAGLCGSVWTADPAAADRVGGRLVCGYVWVNDHGATRLDLRAPFGGMKQSGMGREQGIEGVRAFQDTRAIAHLESEATEG; this is translated from the coding sequence ATGACCAACACAGTGGACACGTCCGCCCCGGTGACCACCGGCCTCTATATCGGAGGCTCAGAACGGCAGGCCGCCGCCACCATGGACATTGCCGATCCGGGCAAGCCCGGCACCATCGTCGGCCACGCCGCGGCAGCCGGTCCGGCCGACGTCGAGGACGCCATCGCCGCAGCAAAGGTCGCCTACCCGGCGTGGGCAGCACTGAGCGCGCAGGAGCGCTCGGAGCAGCTGCGCCAAGCACTGGAGGGCATTGCCGACTTCCGGGATGAGGATGCCGCCATCCTGTCGCAGGAAAACGGAAAGATCCGCATGGAAGCCTGGGTGGACTCCCTGGTGTTCGAGATCAGGTGGAACCTCGCCCTGGAACTGGCTCCCGACGTCGACAACGCCAAGGTGCTGCCGCCCGCGCCCGGCATTCCGGTCTCCACCTCAGTCACCTTCCAGCCCCTGGGCGTGGTGACGGTCATCGTGCCATTCAACTGGCCCATTGCCATCCTCGCGGCTTCGCTGCCGCACGCGCTGCTGGCAGGGAACACGGCAATCGTTAAGCCGCCACCCACCGCGCCCCTGGCAACGACGCGCGTGGTCCAGCGGATTGCCGAAAAACTGCCGCCAGGAGTGCTGAACGTGGTGACCGGCAAGGACGCGGACATGGCTGCGCTCATCACCAGCCCGGACATCGCCAAGGTCTGCTTCACGGGAAGCGTGGGCGGCGGCAAGCGCATCATGGAAATGGCTGCAAAGTCACTCACCCGGGTAACGCTTGAACTGGGCGGAAACGACGCCGCCGTCATCCTCGCGGACGCGGTCCTTGATGACACGCACCTTGACCGGCTCTACGCCGCCATCTTCGACACCACCGGCCAGATCTGCATGAACGCTAAGCGGGTCTACGTCCACCGTTCGCGGCTGGACGAGGTGGTGGCGGGGCTCTCGCAACGGCTTGAAAAGGCGGTCATCGGCTACGGGTTGGACGAGGGAACCACCATGGGCCCGCTGCACTCGCCCGTCCAGAAGGCCTTTGTGGCTGAACTTATCGAGGAGGCCAAGGAAGCAGGGGCCGATGTCAGGGAGTTCGGCACACTCCCCGGGGATCCTGAACTGCAGGGCGGGAACTTCCTGCGGCCGGCGCTGGTAATCGACCCCGACCCCTCGCTGCGGGTTGTCACCCAGGAACAGTTCGGACCCGTCATTCCCCTGATCCCCTTCGACACGGAGGAAGAGGCAGTGCAGGCGGCGAACGCAAGCTGGGCGGGCCTGTGCGGCTCGGTATGGACCGCCGACCCGGCCGCCGCTGACCGGGTCGGCGGGCGCCTGGTGTGCGGCTACGTCTGGGTCAATGACCACGGTGCAACGCGGCTGGACCTTCGAGCACCCTTCGGCGGCATGAAGCAGTCCGGCATGGGCAGGGAACAGGGCATCGAAGGCGTGCGGGCCTTCCAGGACACCCGTGCCATCGCCCACCTTGAGTCCGAAGCAACGGAAGGGTAG
- a CDS encoding 4-oxalomesaconate tautomerase: MPETEGIPCLLMRGGTSKGALFLASDLPQDPTERDDLLLRIMGSPDPRQVDGLGGAHPLTSKVAVISPSPDTGADVDYLFLQVGVDTALVSSRQNCGNILAAVGPFAVERGLVQPSDGHTEVRIRMVNTGSTATARFATPGAVVDYDGGPAAGCAVAIDGVPGTAAPIRLTFEATAGSSTGALFPTGKVLDHAEEVDITCVDNGMPSVLMRAADLGLTGDETPADLEANEGLAERLAGLRLAAAELMGMGDVRGATVPKLVLLAPPRAGGSIATRSFLPVRVHTSIGVLGALTVAAGVLAEGSVGHDLAALPAPDDPFRVEHPTGHFDVEVALEATPDGYTVSHSTALRTARKIFDGRVFPRPHL, encoded by the coding sequence ATGCCCGAAACAGAGGGAATCCCCTGCCTCCTCATGCGCGGAGGAACCTCCAAGGGTGCCTTGTTCCTCGCCTCGGACCTGCCCCAGGATCCCACGGAACGTGACGACCTCCTGCTGCGGATCATGGGCTCCCCGGACCCGCGGCAGGTGGACGGGCTGGGCGGGGCACACCCCCTGACCAGCAAAGTTGCAGTGATCTCCCCCTCTCCGGACACCGGCGCGGACGTGGACTACCTCTTCCTCCAGGTCGGCGTTGACACAGCACTCGTCAGCAGCCGGCAGAACTGCGGAAACATCCTGGCCGCCGTGGGACCCTTCGCCGTCGAGCGGGGACTGGTGCAGCCCTCCGACGGCCACACCGAGGTCCGCATCCGGATGGTGAACACGGGCAGCACGGCCACCGCGCGGTTTGCCACGCCCGGCGCGGTGGTGGATTACGACGGCGGCCCGGCGGCAGGGTGCGCCGTGGCAATCGACGGCGTTCCGGGGACGGCGGCGCCCATCCGGCTCACCTTCGAGGCCACAGCAGGATCATCGACGGGCGCCCTGTTTCCCACGGGCAAGGTGCTGGACCATGCGGAGGAGGTGGACATCACCTGCGTCGACAACGGGATGCCCAGCGTCCTGATGCGCGCCGCCGACCTGGGCCTGACCGGAGACGAAACCCCTGCAGACCTTGAGGCAAACGAAGGCCTGGCTGAGCGCCTCGCCGGGCTTCGCCTCGCGGCGGCGGAATTGATGGGCATGGGAGATGTCCGCGGTGCCACCGTGCCCAAGCTGGTACTGCTGGCGCCGCCGCGGGCCGGCGGATCCATTGCCACCCGCAGTTTCCTCCCCGTACGCGTCCACACCTCCATCGGCGTGCTGGGAGCCCTCACGGTGGCGGCGGGAGTACTGGCTGAAGGATCCGTGGGGCATGACCTGGCGGCGCTGCCTGCACCGGATGACCCCTTCCGGGTGGAACACCCCACCGGCCACTTCGACGTCGAGGTGGCCCTGGAGGCCACACCGGACGGCTACACGGTGAGCCACTCAACCGCGCTTCGGACGGCGCGGAAAATCTTTGACGGGCGGGTCTTCCCCCGGCCGCACCTGTGA
- a CDS encoding PadR family transcriptional regulator, with translation MSLRYALLALLRVGPLSGYELQKQFSMSVGHVWHAPDSQIYPELRKMEAESLIEGEEQPRGQRATRRVYHVTDAGNQAFLNWMQTPLEYARVRDPAHLRAAYLEAASPETGRAFFHRHKEQWEAELGQWEGELQRIAQVDNPMLVRRLAVTDPADRERTIAFKRFTYEGLVDRARAEIAWAQRGLELIESLESTGGAEPTGGARPVPSAARA, from the coding sequence ATGAGCCTTCGGTACGCGCTGCTTGCGCTGCTGCGTGTGGGGCCGCTGTCAGGCTATGAGCTGCAGAAGCAGTTCTCCATGTCGGTGGGGCATGTGTGGCATGCCCCCGACTCGCAGATCTATCCCGAGCTGCGCAAGATGGAGGCAGAAAGCCTCATCGAGGGTGAGGAACAGCCCAGGGGCCAGCGCGCCACCCGGCGGGTTTACCACGTGACGGACGCCGGGAACCAGGCCTTCCTCAATTGGATGCAAACCCCCTTGGAGTACGCACGGGTCCGCGACCCTGCCCACCTGCGGGCCGCCTACCTCGAGGCTGCATCACCGGAGACCGGCCGGGCATTCTTCCATCGGCACAAGGAACAGTGGGAGGCCGAGCTCGGCCAATGGGAGGGTGAACTCCAGCGCATTGCCCAGGTGGACAACCCCATGCTGGTGCGCCGCCTGGCGGTGACCGATCCGGCGGACCGTGAACGGACCATCGCTTTCAAGCGGTTCACCTACGAAGGTTTGGTGGACCGTGCCCGCGCGGAGATCGCCTGGGCGCAGCGGGGACTCGAACTCATTGAGAGCCTGGAGTCCACGGGCGGCGCAGAACCCACGGGCGGCGCCAGGCCGGTGCCCAGCGCCGCCCGCGCCTAG